The genomic stretch GAAGTCGCGCAAATACCCCCTTTTCACGGCACCCGATCCGGTCTATACGCGCGACTTCACGCGGGGTGGCAGCCTTGGAGGCACCCTGCTCTTATATATTGGAGAATGACTATGGCTGGAGAGATTCCTGATCTCGAAGCTCTGGAACGGACGGGGACAGGCAAGGGCGCCGCTCGTCAGGCACGCCGCGACGGCATGGTTCCGGGCATTGTTTTTGGTGGCGACGTTGACCCGCTGCCCATCAACATCCCTTTCAACAAACTGCTGAAAATGCTGAAAGCGGGCCGCTTCAAGGCGACGCTGTTCAACATGAAGGTCGAAGGCCATGACGACGTGCGCGTTATCTGCCGCGACGTTCAGCGCCATGTTGTCAAAGACCTGCCGACTCACGTCGATTTCATGCGTCTGCGCCGCACCACCAAGATCAACCTGTTCATTCCGGTTGAAGTGGTTGGCGAAGAAACATCGCCCGGCCTGAAGCACGGCGGCGTTCTGAGCATGATCCGCCCCGAAGTCGAACTGGTTGTGACCGCAGGCGACATTCCCGATCACATCACCATCGACGTGTCGGAAATCGAAATCGGCGACAGCATCACCATTTCTTCGGTGAAACTGCCCGAAGGTTCGAAGCCCACGATTGACCGTGATTTTGTCATCGCACAAATCTCGGCGCCTTCCGGTCTGGCCTCGCAGTCGGATGACGAAGATGACGTGGCCGCTGACGAAGTGCCCGCAACCGAAGTGGACGCCGACGCATAAGTCGCGGCCACCTCAGTGTTTTGAAACGGGGTCCTTCGGGGCCCCGTTTTGCGTTTGGGCCTTCGGTGCAGTTTCGTCTCTCCCCCGGTCCACACCCTGACTGGACCCGCCCGCGCCCTGCCCTTATGCTGCGCCGCAACATCCAAAGGAGCCGTTGATGAAACTGATCGTCGGTCTGGGCAATCCGGGCGCCAAATACGCAGGTCACCGCCACAACATCGGCTTCATGTGTCTGGACCGGATCGCGGCGGATCACAGCTTTGGCCCGTGGAAATCAAAGTTTCAGGGGCAGGTGATCGAAGGCCGCTTTGGCAGCGACCGCGTCGTGCTGCTGAAACCCGAGACGTTCATGAACAATTCGGGCCAGTCGGTGATTGCCGCTGCGCAGTTCTACAAACTGGAACCTGAGGACGTGATCGTGCTGCACGACGAAATCGACCTGGCCCCCGGCAAGGTGCGTTTCAAGCAAGGCGGCGGTCATGCAGGCCACAACGGTCTGCGCTCGATCCATGCGCATCTGGGGGCAGACTATGGCCGCGTGCGGCTGGGCGTCGGCCATCCGGGGCACAAGGACCGTGTTCCGGGCTTTGTGCTGCACGACTTTGCCAAGGCCGATCAGGACTGGCTGGACGACGTGCTGCGCGGCGTGTCGGACGGGGCGCAGTATCTGGCACAGAGCGATCCGGCCAAGTTCATGAACGCCGTCGCCCTGCGTGTTTCGCCGCCGCGTTCAGGCACCGGCGACAAAAGCCAGCATAGCAAGCCAGAGGCGCGCAAGCCCACGTCGAAAACCGCGCCAGAGCCAGAACCCGAAGCGCCACTTTCGGCCCTGCAAAAACTGATGGAACGCTTCAGATGACCCTTTCAGACGCCTTTCGCAATCAGGCTGAATCCTGCGGCCGGATCGATTCGCCATTCATGCAACGCCTGCTGACCCTTCTGGCGACAGACTGGCCCGCCGACAGCGCGTTGGGGCGTAAACTTGCGGGCTTTACCGGCGATATCGGCCCCTCGGGCCACTCCCTGCCGCTGCGGGTTGCAGGTGGATTGCATGCGTTGGTTTTGTCGGGGCGCAGCCCGCAGCTGGCTGCCAGCTATCCGCCCAACACCGCCGACGACACCACCCTGCGCGCGGCTGTTCTGGCGGCCCTGTCCGAACACGAAACCTTTCTTCTGAACTGGGTCGACAGTCCGCCGCAAACCAACGAAGTCCGCCGCTCTGGCGCGCTGATTGCAGGGGCCTGCGTGGCGTGCCAGCATTTCGACCCGCCGGTGATGCTCAGCGAGTTGGGCGCGTCCGGCGGGCTGAACCTGATGTGGGATCGCTTTGCCCTGCACATCGACGGCACCACCTTTGGCCCTGCCGATCCCGCCCTGACCCTGTCGCCCGACTGGACCGGCCCGCTGCCCCCCGCGAACGTGCCGCAAATCGCCAGCCGCGCCGGTGTTGATCTGAACCCGCTGAACCCACGCGATGCAGACGATCTGCTGCGCCTGACCGCATATCTGTGGGCCGACCAGCCCGAGCGTCTGGCCCGCACCCGCGCGGCCGCTGCTGTCTTTGACGCAGAGATCGCACGCGGCGATGCTATCGACTGGCTTGAACAACGCCTGACGGACCAACCCGAGGGCCAGATGCACCTGATCCAGCACACAGTTGCCTGGCAGTATTTCCCCGCCGCTGTTCAGGCGCGCGGCACCGCCCTGATCGAAGCCGCGGGCGCACGGGCAACATCGACGCGCCCGCTGGCCTGGCTGTCGATGGAAACCGATGGCGATGTCACCGGCGCGGTCGGGGCCGCGCTGACCCTGCGCCTGTGGCCGGGGGATCTGCGCCTGACGCTGGGGCGCGCCGATTTTCACGGACGCTGGGTCAACTGGACCGGCCCCACATAGGGTTTGCCCCGCCCCTTGCACCGTGCTTCACTGCTGGCCAACACCAAGGGGGACATTCATGCGCACGATCCTGAAATGGACACTTCGTATCCTGCTTGTGGCCGTGCTGGCCGCAGCCGTCACAGGCTTTTGGAAACGCGAAGAAATCACCCGTCTGCTGGCGGTGAACAGCCTGTTCGCCGAAGACAGGATCGTGAACAACTTCAGCCATATGAACGACGCCTTTCTGTGGCGCGAAATCCCGCGCGGCGACGGGCCGGTCTCGCCCCTGCCCTACGGCGTGCCCATGACCCTGCCCGCCGGCGCTGACACCTGGATCAAAGACCGCGCGCTGACCTCGCTGCTGATCCTCAAGGACGGGAAAATCGTCTACGAGGATTACTACCTTGGCACCACCCGGAACGATCTGCGCATCAGCTGGTCGGTCGCCAAAAGCTTTCTGTCCGCGCTGATGGGCATTCTGGTCGCAGACGGCACCATCGCCTCGCTTGACGATCCGGTCACCCGATATGCGCCGCTTTTGGCGGGCAGCGCCTATGACGGGGCCAGCATTCGCAACGTGCTGCAAATGTCCTCGGGCGTGACCTTTGACGAAGATTATCTGGACTACGACAGCGACATCAACCGTATGGGCCGAGTGCTGGCGCTTGGTGGCAAGATGGACGACTTTGCCGCCAGCCTGACCGAGACCTTCACCGCCCCTGGCACCCAGATGCAATACACGTCGATCGACACCCATGTGCTGGGCATGGTGATCCGCGGAGCCACGGGCCGCGACATTCCATCGCTAATGTCGGAAAAGATCATTGCGCCGCTGGGCTTCGAGGCGACCCCTTACTATTTGACCGACGGCGTCGGCGTCGCCTTTGTGTTGGGCGGCTTGAACATACGCACCCGCGACTATGCCCGATTTGGCCAGATGATTGAACAAGACGGCCAATGGCAAGGCAAACAAATCGTGCCCGCTGACTGGATCGACACCGCAATCCGCCCCACGGCCAACACCGCCCCCGGCAAGATCGGCTATGGCTACCAGTGGTGGGTGCCTGTGGGGGCGGTTCCGGGGCAGGAAGTGACCGGCCTTGGCGTCTACGGCCAATATCTCTACATCGACATGGCTGCCGATGTGGTGATTGTCGTCACTGCCGCCGACCGGAAATTCAAAGACGACGGTATAAACACCTCGAACATCGACATGCTGCGCATCCTGACACAGGCAACGGAGACAACTGATGGAACCTGACGACCCGATCAACGTGCTGGGCCAGCCACTTAGCCCTTGCAGCACAACGCCGCTGACAGGCTTTTTCCGAGACGGCCATTGCAACACCTGTGCCGCCGATCACGGAAGCCACACGGTGTGTGCGGTCATGACAGCCGAATTCCTTGCCTATTCCAAATACGTCGGCAACGACCTTAGCACCCCGCGCCCGGAATACGGCTTTGACGGGCTGAAACCCGGTGACAGCTGGTGCCTGTGCGCCGCGCGCTTCCTGCAAGCGCACGACGAAGGCTGCGCGCCTGATGTGGCACTCAACTCCACCCACCAGCGCGCCCTCGACATCGTGCCGCTGGACGTATTAAAGGCCCACGCTTCCTAAAGCGCGGGCCTTCAACTTCATCTTGCCGAATAAACTCCGGGGGAGGCGCACAGCGCCGGGGGCAGCGCCCCCAACCCGCTGTCAGTTCAGCCGAAATTCCCCATCTCGAATCCCAGCGCCTTGGCCACGGTAAAGATGTCCTTATCGCCGCGCCCGCACATGTTCATGCAGATGATGTGATCGGCAGGCAAGGTCGGTGCCAGCTTCATCACATGGGCCAGCGCGTGGCTGGGTTCCAGCGCGGGAATGATCCCTTCCAGCGTGCAACACAGCTGGAAGGCTTCCAGCGCCTCGACATCGGTGATGCTGACGTATTTTGCCCGCCCGATCTCGTGCAGCCATGCGTGTTCAGGGCCGATGCCGGGATAATCCAGGCCCGCCGAGATCGAGAACCCTTCCAGAATCTGGCCATCGTCATCCTGCAACAGATAGGTGCGGTTGCCGTGCAGCACGCCGGGGCGGCCGCCCGTCAGCGACGCGCAGTGCTCCATCTTGGCGTTCACGCCCTTGCCACCGGCTTCGACGCCGATGATGTTCACATCCGTGTCGTCAAGGAAGGGAAAGAACAGCCCCATGGCGTTCGAACCACCACCGATGGCCGCAACCAGCGTGTCGGGCAAACGCCCTTCGGCAGCATCCATCTGTTCGCGCACTTCCTTGCCGATGATGGCCTGAAAATCACGCACCATCGCGGGATACGGGTGCGGACCCGCCACGGTGCCGATGCAGTAGAACGTATCGCGCACGTTGGTCACCCAGTCGCGCAGCGCGTCGTTCATTGCATCCTTCAACGTGCCTCGGCCCGAGGTCACCGGCACCACTTCAGCACCCAGCAGACGCATACGGAACACGTTGGGCGCCTGACGTTCAACATCGTGCGCCCCCATGTAGACCACGCATTTCAAACCGAACTTGGCACAGACCGTGGCCGTGGCCACACCGTGCTGGCCCGCACCGGTTTCCGCGATGATCCGCGTCTTGCCCATGCGGCGCGCCAGAATGATCTGGCCCAACACGTTGTTGATCTTGTGCGCGCCGGTGTGGTTCAGCTCGTCACGCTTCATGTACACTTTGGCACCGCCCAGATGATCGGTCAGCCGTTCTGCAAAATACAGCGGCGACGGGCGGCCAACGTAATGGGTCCACAGGTCGTTCATCTCGGCCCAGAAACTTTCGTCGGTCTTGGCCTTCTCGTATTCTTCCTCAAGGCTCAGAATCAGCGGCATCAGCGTTTCCGAGACAAACCGCCCGCCGAAATCGCCAAAGCGGCCCTGTTCGTCGGGGCCGGTCATAAAGGAATTGAAGAGATCATTCGCCATCGGGGCTGCTCCTGTCTGATGTTGCCTTGGACCTAGCTTTCAGCGCCCTGCGTGTAAAGGACTAGCCGTTCCTGCAAGGCCGCTTCAGGCCTGTACTGACGCGGATCAGGCCGGATTCAACGCGCCATGGGCCGTCTGGCAAAAGGCTGCAATCTTTGCCGCGTCCTTGACTCCCGGCGCGGATTCGACACCGGATGACACATCGACCTGACGTGCGCCGGTGACGCGGATAGCTTCGGCCACATTGTCCGGTGTCAGCCCGCCCGCCAGCATCCATGGCACCGGCCAGCGACGGCCCGCAATCAGCCGCCAGTCAAAGGACAGTCCGTTGCCGCCGGGCAGTTCGGCGGTGCGTGGCGGTTTGGCGTCGACCAGAATTTGATCGGCCACCGTCAGATAACTGTCGAGCACCGCCAGATCACCGGCATCGGCCACGCCCACCGCCTTCATCACCGGCAGACCATAGCGCGCCTGAACCTCGGCCACCCGCGCGGGGGGTTCGCTGCCGTGCAGTTGCAACATGTCCAACGGCACCTGCGCCACCAAGGCATCCAGAAACGCGTCATCGGCGTTGACCGTCAGCGCCACCTTGGCCAGCCCAACCGGCGCATCAACCGCCAGTGCAGCCGCCGTTTCAAAGGAAATATTGCGAGGGGATTTGGCAAAGAACACAAAGCCGCAATACACGGCCCCCGCCGCCGCCGCAGCGGCGATATCGGCCGGTTTGGCCAGTCCGCAGACTTTTACAGCTATGTCACCTGACATAAGCGCGCGTCAGCCCGCTTCGTCCAGCAGGGCCAGAACCTCGTCCTTGCCTTCGTGCTTTTCGCCTTTCAGGCGTTTGACTTCGCGTTCCAGCTTGCGCACTTCGCGTCCCTTGCGCGACGCCTCGGCGCGCACAGCGTGTTCGCGCATCCATTCCCAGACAAAGCCGACCAGCAGGCCCACAATAATCCCCAGAAAGATCACCAGAAACAGCGGCAGTTGAATGGACGGGTTCACCGCAAAATAGCCTGCCACTTCATCTGGCAACACCTTCAGCGTCACAATCCCGCGGTTCGCAAGGGCAACAGCAACCAGGGCGATCGCAAAGACCGCAATACAGGCATAGCGAATATAGCGCATTTAGTCGTTTCCGTTCAGTCGGTCGCGAAGCAGTTTGCCGGTTTTGAAGAACGGCACATGCTTTTCTTCTACATGAACGGTTTCACCCGTCCGCGGGTTCCGTCCCACACGCGCATCGCGCTGTTTGACCGAGAATGCGCCAAAGCCGCGCAGCTCGACCCTGTCACCGTTTGCCATGGCGCCGGTGATTTCTTCGAAAATTGTATTCACAATCCGTTCGACGTCACGCTGATAGAGGTGCGGATTTTCGTCAGCGATTTTCTGAATAAGTTCAGACCGGATCATATGTGTCCCCCCCGGGCGTTATTCGCGCGTGTCACAAGTCGTGACTATAGGAACAAAAATCGGTTGCGGAAACAGGTAGCGCAAGCAGCAGGCAAGATTTTGCAGGGCGAAGACGCTGTTTCGGGTGAGAAATTTGCGTTTTGGCCCCCGCGCCCACCAGTTAGGCACGGCAAGGTTCAAAACAGCGCCGTCTTGTGACGCATTGATTCGGTCAGCAAAAAGGCCCCGCATCCGAAGATGCGAGGCCCTATGTCAGATGATATAGCTCTTGCCCGAAGGCAGGGCCGGATCAGTGATCAGTCGTCGCCTTTCAGCGCGGCGCCCAGAATGTCGCCCAGCGATGCGCCCGAGTCGGAGGAACCATACTGTTCGACGGCCTCTTTCTCTTCTGCGATTTCGCGTGCCTTGATCGACACACCCAGACGACGCGATTTGTTGTCGACGTTGGTGATGCGCACATCAACCTTGTCGCCAACGCTAAAGCGCTCGGGGCGTTGCTCGGCACGGTCACGCGACAGGTCGGAGCGGCGGATGAAGGATTTCATGCCCTCATATTCCACTTCGATGCCGCCTTCTTCGATCGCGGTCACGTTCACGGTCACGATCGAGCCGCGCTTCACGCCGCCAACCGCTTCGGCGAACTTGTCGCCACCGACGCCTTTGATCGAGAGCGAGATGCGCTCTTTCTCGACGTCAACTTCCGAAACAACGGCCTGAACCATGTCGCCCTTGCGGTAGTTCTGGATGGCGTCTTCGCCGCGCTCGTCCCAGGACAGGTCGGACAGGTGAACCATGCCGTCGATGTCGCCGGGCAGCCCCACGAACAGACCGAATTCGGTGATGTTCTTGACTTCGCCTTCGACTTCGGTGCCCTCGGGGTGTGTTTCTGCAAACACTTCCCACGGGTTGCGCATGGTCTGTTTCAGACCCAGCGAAACGCGACGCTTGGCGCTGTCGATTTCCAGAACCATGACCTCAACCTCTTGCGAGGTGGACACGATTTTACCGGGGTGCACGTTCTTCTTGGTCCAGGACATTTCCGAAACGTGAACCAGACCTTCAACACCGGGCTCCAGCTCAACAAATGCACCGTAGTCGGTGATGTTGGTCACGCGGCCGGTGTGCGCCGATTCCAGCGGGTACTTGGCAGCCACCAGATCCCACGGATCTTCCTGCAGTTGCTTCATGCCCAGCGAAATGCGGTGGGTTTCTTTGTTGATCTTGATGACCTGAACGTTGATCGCTTCACCGATCGACAGGATTTCCGACGGGTGGTTGACCCGGCGCCATGCCATGTCTGTGACGTGCAGCAGGCCGTCAACACCGCCCAGATCAACGAACGCACCGTATTCGGTGATGTTCTTGACCACGCCCTCGACGGTCTGACCTTCGGTCAGGTTGCCGATGACTTCGGCGCGCTGTTCGGCACGCGATTCTTCCAGGATGGCGCGACGCGATACAACGATGTTGCCACGACGACGGTCCATTTTCAGGATCTGGAAGGGTTGCTTCAGACCCATCAGCGGGCCTGCGTCACGCACGGGGCGCACGTCAACCTGCGAACCGGGCAGGAACGCAACGGCGCCGCCCAGATCAACGGTAAAGCCGCCTTTGACACGACCAAAGATCGCACCTTCGACGCGGGCGTCGTCGGCGTAAGCTTTTTCCAGACGATCCCATGCTTCTTCACGACGGGCCATTTCGCGGCTGATGACGGCTTCGCCACGCGCGTTTTCGACCTGACGCAGGAACACTTCGACCTCATCGCCGGGGGCGATTTTGGGCTGTTCACCGGGATCTGCAAATTCTTTGATGTCAACGCGGCCTTCCATCTTGTAGCCGACGTCGATGATGGCTTGGCCCGCTTCAATTGCGATGACTTTGCCTTTTACGACAGACCCTTCTTCGGGCGTGTCCATTTCGAAGCTTTCGTTCAGGAGGGCTTCGAATTCCTCCATAGATGTTGATTGAGCCATGTGGTCTCTGGTTTCCTAATCTACGTTTTGTTTTCGGGCCGTGCGGTTGTCTCCGCCGGTCTTGCGGGTTTCGTTGGTCAGGTGAACTCAAAACAAAGAGGGCCGGATGGTTCCGACCCTGCTCATCTCGATGCCTTGCGGTGTATTCACCTTGCTGACAGGCGCGCGTATAGCGGGCTTGGCCCTTGTGCGCAAGCTCCAAGCGCTAGCAATAGCGCTCGGGCCCTTCCCATTGTTCCGCGTTATAGCGGTCGCCGTGGCACCAGCCCACGGGCAACACTGCGTTGATGCGGGCCAGATCGTCGGCGGACAGGGTCAGTTCGGTGCCGCGCACCAGTTCGCGAAAGAATGCGGTGTGGCGCGTGCCGGGAATCGGGATGACATGATCGCCCTGCGCCAGCAGCCATGCAATCGACAGCGCCGCCGTGGGTTCGCCCATCTCTGCCGCCAGATCGCGAAACCCCTGCAAGACCGCAAGATTGGCCTCGAAGTTGGGCGACTGGAACCGTGGGTTTGAACGCAGGAATGGCAGGCCCGCCACTTTTTCCGCCGTTGCGGGCGTATCGGTCAGCAGCCCCCGCCCCACGGGCGAGAACGCCACCAAAGCGGTGCCAAGCGCGGCGCAGGTCTGCACCAGCCCAAGTTCCGGCGCGCGGGTTTGCAGCGAATACTCCGATTGCACCGCATCCACATGGGCGACAGCTGCAGCGCGGCGCAGGGACGACGGGGCAATCTCGGAAAATCCGATGGCCTTGATCTTGCCCTTCTGGCGCAGCGCGTCCAGCGTGCCGGTGACCTCTTCGATCGGCACATCGGCTTGGCGGCGGTGGCAATAATACAGATCGACATGGTCCAAGCCCAAACGGCTCAGGCTTTTGTCCAGCTCGGATTCGAAATGCGCGGGGCTGTTGTCAAAGTGGCGGTTGCCGGCAGAATCGCGGGTGATGGCGGCCTTGGTTGCGATGTGAAAATCGTCACGTGCACCGGGGTTGGCGGCGAGATAGCTGCCGATAAAGCTCTCGGATTGCCCCATGCCATAGACGTTTGACGTGTCAATATGGGTCACGCCCAGATCGCGGGCCAGATCCAGAATGGCATGGCTTCCTGCCTCGGTTGCCGCGCCGTAAAAATTGGCAAAGGACATCGCCCCGATCCCAAGCGCCGAGATTTCGGGGCCCTGTGCGCCCAGTTTCCGCATTTTCATCAAGTTACCCCTTTTTGAGGTTCACCGCATCAATGGCCGCCGCAACAGCTTGATCGATGGTTTTGTCAGACGTGTCGATCAGAACAGCATCCTGCGCGGGTTTCAACGGCGCTTCGGCGCGCTCCATGTCGCGGGCGTCGCGGGCTTTGACATCAGCTGTCACGGCCTCAAGATCTGCCGGTTGGCCGCGCGAAACCAGTTCGTCATAGCGCCGTTTGGCGCGCACTTCGGCGCTGGCGGTCACGAACAGTTTCACCTCGGCTTGCGGGCAAATCACGGTGCCAATGTCGCGCCCGTCCAGCACAGCGCCCCCCGCCCGACGCGCAAAGGCACGTTGGAAATCCAACAGTGCAGCGCGCACGTCACCGATCACCGCCACCTTGCTGGCCGCCTGCGCAACGTCCTGCGTGCGCAGGCTGTCGTTTTCCAGATCGGCCGCCACCAGCGTGCGGGCGGCTTCAACAGCATCCTCGCCCGCCAGCACCCGCGCACCGACAGCGCGGTACAGCAATCCGGTGTCCAGATGCGCCATATTGAAATGGGCGGCAACGGCCTTGGAGATCGTGCCCTTGCCTGCGGCGGCGGGGCCGTCGATTGCGATTGTAAACGGTTCTGTCATTCTGTTCCTTCCGATTGCGCGATACGTCCCTGGACATAGACCACAAGTGCCGCAATCAAGCAGGGCACAAGCGTCGCGTATTTCACCACGGTCGCAAAGCTGGCAGCCGCGACCGCTTGCACCGTCAACGCATCGGGTGCGGTT from Pseudosulfitobacter sp. DSM 107133 encodes the following:
- a CDS encoding 50S ribosomal protein L25/general stress protein Ctc gives rise to the protein MAGEIPDLEALERTGTGKGAARQARRDGMVPGIVFGGDVDPLPINIPFNKLLKMLKAGRFKATLFNMKVEGHDDVRVICRDVQRHVVKDLPTHVDFMRLRRTTKINLFIPVEVVGEETSPGLKHGGVLSMIRPEVELVVTAGDIPDHITIDVSEIEIGDSITISSVKLPEGSKPTIDRDFVIAQISAPSGLASQSDDEDDVAADEVPATEVDADA
- the pth gene encoding aminoacyl-tRNA hydrolase, with translation MKLIVGLGNPGAKYAGHRHNIGFMCLDRIAADHSFGPWKSKFQGQVIEGRFGSDRVVLLKPETFMNNSGQSVIAAAQFYKLEPEDVIVLHDEIDLAPGKVRFKQGGGHAGHNGLRSIHAHLGADYGRVRLGVGHPGHKDRVPGFVLHDFAKADQDWLDDVLRGVSDGAQYLAQSDPAKFMNAVALRVSPPRSGTGDKSQHSKPEARKPTSKTAPEPEPEAPLSALQKLMERFR
- a CDS encoding DUF2332 family protein, with product MTLSDAFRNQAESCGRIDSPFMQRLLTLLATDWPADSALGRKLAGFTGDIGPSGHSLPLRVAGGLHALVLSGRSPQLAASYPPNTADDTTLRAAVLAALSEHETFLLNWVDSPPQTNEVRRSGALIAGACVACQHFDPPVMLSELGASGGLNLMWDRFALHIDGTTFGPADPALTLSPDWTGPLPPANVPQIASRAGVDLNPLNPRDADDLLRLTAYLWADQPERLARTRAAAAVFDAEIARGDAIDWLEQRLTDQPEGQMHLIQHTVAWQYFPAAVQARGTALIEAAGARATSTRPLAWLSMETDGDVTGAVGAALTLRLWPGDLRLTLGRADFHGRWVNWTGPT
- a CDS encoding serine hydrolase — encoded protein: MRTILKWTLRILLVAVLAAAVTGFWKREEITRLLAVNSLFAEDRIVNNFSHMNDAFLWREIPRGDGPVSPLPYGVPMTLPAGADTWIKDRALTSLLILKDGKIVYEDYYLGTTRNDLRISWSVAKSFLSALMGILVADGTIASLDDPVTRYAPLLAGSAYDGASIRNVLQMSSGVTFDEDYLDYDSDINRMGRVLALGGKMDDFAASLTETFTAPGTQMQYTSIDTHVLGMVIRGATGRDIPSLMSEKIIAPLGFEATPYYLTDGVGVAFVLGGLNIRTRDYARFGQMIEQDGQWQGKQIVPADWIDTAIRPTANTAPGKIGYGYQWWVPVGAVPGQEVTGLGVYGQYLYIDMAADVVIVVTAADRKFKDDGINTSNIDMLRILTQATETTDGT
- a CDS encoding DUF2237 domain-containing protein, which encodes MEPDDPINVLGQPLSPCSTTPLTGFFRDGHCNTCAADHGSHTVCAVMTAEFLAYSKYVGNDLSTPRPEYGFDGLKPGDSWCLCAARFLQAHDEGCAPDVALNSTHQRALDIVPLDVLKAHAS
- the trpB gene encoding tryptophan synthase subunit beta gives rise to the protein MANDLFNSFMTGPDEQGRFGDFGGRFVSETLMPLILSLEEEYEKAKTDESFWAEMNDLWTHYVGRPSPLYFAERLTDHLGGAKVYMKRDELNHTGAHKINNVLGQIILARRMGKTRIIAETGAGQHGVATATVCAKFGLKCVVYMGAHDVERQAPNVFRMRLLGAEVVPVTSGRGTLKDAMNDALRDWVTNVRDTFYCIGTVAGPHPYPAMVRDFQAIIGKEVREQMDAAEGRLPDTLVAAIGGGSNAMGLFFPFLDDTDVNIIGVEAGGKGVNAKMEHCASLTGGRPGVLHGNRTYLLQDDDGQILEGFSISAGLDYPGIGPEHAWLHEIGRAKYVSITDVEALEAFQLCCTLEGIIPALEPSHALAHVMKLAPTLPADHIICMNMCGRGDKDIFTVAKALGFEMGNFG
- a CDS encoding phosphoribosylanthranilate isomerase, whose protein sequence is MSGDIAVKVCGLAKPADIAAAAAAGAVYCGFVFFAKSPRNISFETAAALAVDAPVGLAKVALTVNADDAFLDALVAQVPLDMLQLHGSEPPARVAEVQARYGLPVMKAVGVADAGDLAVLDSYLTVADQILVDAKPPRTAELPGGNGLSFDWRLIAGRRWPVPWMLAGGLTPDNVAEAIRVTGARQVDVSSGVESAPGVKDAAKIAAFCQTAHGALNPA
- a CDS encoding LapA family protein — encoded protein: MRYIRYACIAVFAIALVAVALANRGIVTLKVLPDEVAGYFAVNPSIQLPLFLVIFLGIIVGLLVGFVWEWMREHAVRAEASRKGREVRKLEREVKRLKGEKHEGKDEVLALLDEAG
- the ihfB gene encoding integration host factor subunit beta produces the protein MIRSELIQKIADENPHLYQRDVERIVNTIFEEITGAMANGDRVELRGFGAFSVKQRDARVGRNPRTGETVHVEEKHVPFFKTGKLLRDRLNGND
- the rpsA gene encoding 30S ribosomal protein S1, giving the protein MEEFEALLNESFEMDTPEEGSVVKGKVIAIEAGQAIIDVGYKMEGRVDIKEFADPGEQPKIAPGDEVEVFLRQVENARGEAVISREMARREEAWDRLEKAYADDARVEGAIFGRVKGGFTVDLGGAVAFLPGSQVDVRPVRDAGPLMGLKQPFQILKMDRRRGNIVVSRRAILEESRAEQRAEVIGNLTEGQTVEGVVKNITEYGAFVDLGGVDGLLHVTDMAWRRVNHPSEILSIGEAINVQVIKINKETHRISLGMKQLQEDPWDLVAAKYPLESAHTGRVTNITDYGAFVELEPGVEGLVHVSEMSWTKKNVHPGKIVSTSQEVEVMVLEIDSAKRRVSLGLKQTMRNPWEVFAETHPEGTEVEGEVKNITEFGLFVGLPGDIDGMVHLSDLSWDERGEDAIQNYRKGDMVQAVVSEVDVEKERISLSIKGVGGDKFAEAVGGVKRGSIVTVNVTAIEEGGIEVEYEGMKSFIRRSDLSRDRAEQRPERFSVGDKVDVRITNVDNKSRRLGVSIKAREIAEEKEAVEQYGSSDSGASLGDILGAALKGDD
- a CDS encoding aldo/keto reductase, translating into MKMRKLGAQGPEISALGIGAMSFANFYGAATEAGSHAILDLARDLGVTHIDTSNVYGMGQSESFIGSYLAANPGARDDFHIATKAAITRDSAGNRHFDNSPAHFESELDKSLSRLGLDHVDLYYCHRRQADVPIEEVTGTLDALRQKGKIKAIGFSEIAPSSLRRAAAVAHVDAVQSEYSLQTRAPELGLVQTCAALGTALVAFSPVGRGLLTDTPATAEKVAGLPFLRSNPRFQSPNFEANLAVLQGFRDLAAEMGEPTAALSIAWLLAQGDHVIPIPGTRHTAFFRELVRGTELTLSADDLARINAVLPVGWCHGDRYNAEQWEGPERYC
- the cmk gene encoding (d)CMP kinase, whose protein sequence is MTEPFTIAIDGPAAAGKGTISKAVAAHFNMAHLDTGLLYRAVGARVLAGEDAVEAARTLVAADLENDSLRTQDVAQAASKVAVIGDVRAALLDFQRAFARRAGGAVLDGRDIGTVICPQAEVKLFVTASAEVRAKRRYDELVSRGQPADLEAVTADVKARDARDMERAEAPLKPAQDAVLIDTSDKTIDQAVAAAIDAVNLKKG